The Podospora pseudocomata strain CBS 415.72m chromosome 3, whole genome shotgun sequence genome window below encodes:
- the ATG8 gene encoding ubiquitin-like protein atg8 (EggNog:ENOG503P2RB; BUSCO:EOG09265BTA; COG:Z), protein MRSKFKDEHPFEKRKAEAERIRQKYADRIPVICEKVEKSDIATIDKKKYLVPADLTVGQFVYVIRKRIKLSPEKAIFIFVDEVLPPTAALMSSIYEEHKDEDGFLYITYSGENTFGGFETA, encoded by the exons ATGAGATCCAAGTTTAAGGACGAGCATCCCTTTGAGAAGcgcaaggccgaggccgagcgCATTCGTCAAAAATATGCTGACCGCATTCCA GTTATTTGTGAGAAGGTTGAAAAGAGCGACATCGCTACcatcgacaagaagaagtaCCTCGTTCCGGCCGATCTCACCGTGGGCCAGTTCGTCTACGTTATTCGCAAACGGATTAAACTCTCTCCAGAGAaggccatcttcatcttcgttGATGAGGTCCTGCCTCCAACCGCTGCTCTCATGAGCAGCATCTATGAAGAGCACAAGGATGAGGACGG ATTCCTTTACATCACATACTCGGGCGAGAACACctttggtggttttgagACTGCCTAA
- the HEM13 gene encoding Coproporphyrinogen-III oxidase (EggNog:ENOG503NUJX; COG:H; BUSCO:EOG09262CUO) codes for MASRRHAARFLSQFKLRPQLASRRSLSTLPSSTSSSSTFVPWARYAGLAAFGLIASVPLTYAMAVTEPLSMDSLSLAERDQQQKNEGVSETSPMRLRMEKFIKEQQEQIVKALEEVDGTKFRKDEWQRKEGGGGITCCLQDGKVFEKAGVGVSVVYGTLPKPAIMKMSANHKNIAPDGEVPESLEFFAAGLSLIVHPKNPMAPTVHLNYRYFETAKPDGSSGAWWFGGGSDLTPSYLFDEDAIQFHRDLKEVCDKHNKDYYPKFKKWCDEYFYNKHRGEARGIGGIFFDDLDETVSDKENTFAFIQDSLKSFIPTYVPIVLKRKDMPFTEAEKDWQQIRRGKYVEFNLVHDRGTSFGLNTPGARVESILMSMPLTASWRYMHEPEPGSREARLVEILQNPKEWV; via the exons ATGGCCTCCCGTCGTCACGCTGCCCGTTTCTTGTCGCAGTTCAAGTTACGTCCTCAATTGGCCTCCAGGAGAAGCCTTTCAACCTTACCCAGCTCGACATCTTCAAGCTCGACGTTTGTGCCGTGGGCCAGATACGCCGGGTTGGCAGCTTTCGGTCTGATTGCTTCCGTGCCATTAACCTACGCCATG gcCGTCACAGAACCCCTCAGCATGGACTCCCTCAGTCTCGCCGAGCGCGaccagcaacaaaagaacGAGGGCGTCTCCGAAACCTCCCCCATGCGCCTCCGCATGGAAAAGTTTATCAAGGAGCAACAAGAACAGATTGTAAAAGCCCTCGAAGAGGTAGACGGAACGAAATTCCGAAAAGACGAATGGCAGCGCaaggaaggcggcggcggcatcacCTGCTGCCTCCAAGACGGCAAGGTCTTTGAGAAGGCCGGCGTCGGCGTCAGCGTTGTCTatggcaccctccccaagccCGCCATCATGAAAATGAGCGCCAACCACAAGAACATCGCCCCCGACGGGGAAGTCCCCGAGAGCCTCGAGTTCTTCGCCGCCGGCCTCAGTCTGATCGTCCACCCCAAGAACCCCATGGCGCCAACGGTCCACCTCAACTACAGATACTTTGAGACGGCCAAGCCGGACGGGTCATCGGGGGCGTGGTggttcggcggcggcagtgaTTTGACACCCAGCTATCTCTTCGACGAAGACGCGATACAGTTCCACAGAGACCTCAAGGAGGTCTGcgacaagcacaacaagGATTACTACCCGAAATTCAAAAAGTGGTGCGACGAGTACTTTTACAACAAGCACCGCGGCGAGGCGAGAGGGATCGGCGGCATCTTCTTTGACGACTTGGATGAAACCGTGTCTGACAAGGAGAACACGTTTGCTTTTATCCAGGACTCGCTCAAGTCGTTTATCCCGACATATGTCCCTATTGTGCTGAAGCGCAAGGACATGCCTTTTAccgaggcggagaaggactGGCAGCAGATCAGGAGAGGGAAATACGTCGAGTTCAACCTTGTGCACGATCGGGGGACGTCGTTTGGGCTGAACACGCCTGGCGCGAGAGTGGAGAGCATCCTTATGAGCATGCCGTTGACGGCGAGCTGGAGGTATATGCACGAGCCTGAGCCGGGGAGCAGGGAGGCGAGGCTGGTGGAAATCTTGCAGAACCCAAAGGAATGGGTGTAG